One Cupriavidus taiwanensis LMG 19424 DNA segment encodes these proteins:
- a CDS encoding PaaI family thioesterase produces the protein MAEAEIEAALTRAIAAPAEAGTDVPEGFIPLRRMSGYMAGFGQLYLHAARRTLAVRIDESHLNNLGIPHGGMLATLADTAIGMMMSLETGRAKSAVTVNLSLDYLDSARLGDWVEARVEFDKLGSRLRYGTCRLFSGERCLLRATAIFAVLAPRA, from the coding sequence ATGGCCGAGGCGGAAATCGAGGCGGCGCTGACCCGCGCCATCGCCGCGCCGGCCGAAGCCGGCACCGACGTGCCGGAGGGCTTTATCCCGCTGCGCCGGATGAGCGGCTACATGGCCGGCTTCGGCCAGCTCTATCTGCACGCGGCCCGCCGCACGCTGGCGGTGCGCATCGACGAGAGCCACCTGAACAACCTGGGCATTCCACACGGCGGCATGCTGGCGACGCTGGCCGATACCGCCATCGGCATGATGATGTCGCTGGAAACCGGCCGCGCCAAAAGCGCGGTGACCGTCAACCTGAGCCTCGACTATCTCGATTCGGCGCGCCTGGGAGACTGGGTCGAAGCCCGCGTGGAGTTCGACAAGCTCGGCTCGCGGCTGCGCTACGGCACCTGCCGGCTGTTCAGCGGCGAGCGCTGCCTGCTGCGTGCCACGGCGATCTTCGCGGTGCTGGCGCCGCGCGCCTGA
- a CDS encoding acetyl-CoA C-acetyltransferase, with translation MAEAYIVAAVRTAGGRKGGKLSGWHPADLAAQVLDALVERTGADPALVEDVIMGCVSQVGEQAGNVARNAILASRLPESVPGTSVDRQCGSSQQALHFAAQAVMSGAMDVVIAAGVESMTRVPMGLSSQLPAKNGFGVPKSPGVEARYPGVQFSQFTGAEMIARKYELSREQLDAYALQSHQRAIAATRAGRFSAEILPVEVRTADGANGEMHTTDEGIRYDATLESIGSVKLIAEGGRVTAASASQICDGAAGLMVVNEAGLKKLGVKPLARVHSMTVIGHDPVVMLEAPLPATEVALKRAGLRIGDIDLFEVNEAFAPVPLAWLKATGADPERLNVHGGAIALGHPLGGSGAKLMTTLVHALHTHGKRYGLQTMCEGGGLANVTIVERL, from the coding sequence ATGGCTGAGGCATATATCGTCGCGGCGGTCCGTACCGCCGGCGGCCGCAAGGGCGGCAAGCTGTCCGGATGGCATCCGGCCGACCTGGCCGCGCAGGTGCTCGACGCGCTGGTGGAGCGCACCGGCGCCGACCCGGCGCTGGTCGAAGACGTCATCATGGGCTGCGTGAGCCAGGTCGGCGAGCAGGCTGGCAACGTCGCGCGCAATGCCATCCTGGCCTCGCGCCTGCCGGAAAGCGTGCCAGGCACCTCGGTCGACCGCCAGTGCGGTTCGTCGCAGCAGGCCCTGCACTTTGCCGCACAGGCGGTGATGTCGGGCGCGATGGACGTCGTCATCGCCGCCGGCGTGGAAAGCATGACGCGCGTGCCGATGGGCCTGTCTTCGCAACTGCCGGCCAAGAACGGCTTCGGCGTGCCCAAGAGCCCGGGCGTCGAGGCGCGCTACCCCGGCGTGCAGTTCAGCCAGTTCACCGGCGCCGAGATGATCGCGCGCAAGTACGAGCTGTCGCGCGAACAGCTCGACGCCTACGCGCTGCAAAGCCACCAGCGCGCCATCGCTGCCACCAGGGCCGGCCGCTTCAGCGCCGAGATCCTGCCGGTGGAAGTGCGCACCGCCGACGGCGCCAATGGCGAGATGCACACCACCGACGAAGGCATCCGCTACGACGCCACGCTGGAAAGCATCGGCAGCGTCAAGCTGATCGCGGAAGGCGGCCGTGTCACCGCCGCCAGCGCCAGCCAGATCTGCGATGGCGCCGCGGGGCTGATGGTGGTCAACGAGGCCGGCCTGAAGAAGCTGGGCGTGAAGCCGCTGGCGCGCGTGCACAGCATGACCGTGATCGGCCATGACCCGGTGGTGATGCTGGAAGCGCCGCTGCCGGCCACCGAAGTGGCGCTCAAGCGCGCCGGCCTGCGCATCGGCGATATCGACCTGTTCGAAGTCAACGAAGCCTTCGCGCCGGTGCCGCTGGCCTGGCTCAAGGCCACCGGCGCCGATCCGGAACGCCTGAACGTGCATGGCGGCGCGATCGCGCTGGGCCACCCGCTCGGCGGCTCCGGCGCCAAGCTGATGACCACGCTGGTGCATGCCCTGCATACGCATGGCAAGCGCTACGGCCTGCAGACCATGTGCGAGGGCGGCGGGCTGGCCAACGTGACCATCGTCGAGCGCCTGTAA
- a CDS encoding histidine phosphatase family protein, whose protein sequence is MATLFLVRHGQASFGAANYDCLSATGRQQARWLGEYFAERGVSFSRVVAGTLVRQQDTATEILAGMGQPQAAVISHSGLNEYDGEALYRCHTGGADHRAHQNTDYNDYWRTFRAAYAAWTQDGLADMPESWADFGARIAGALAQASEGTTREDAILVVSSGGAIGRATADLLGAPAQAAIEMNLQFRNTAFCEIIVGRGVQRLLSFNNVPHLERADRRSAVTFA, encoded by the coding sequence ATGGCTACGCTTTTCCTCGTCCGTCACGGACAAGCCTCGTTTGGCGCCGCCAACTACGACTGCCTGTCGGCCACCGGCCGCCAGCAGGCGCGCTGGCTTGGCGAGTATTTCGCCGAGCGCGGGGTCAGCTTCAGCCGGGTAGTGGCCGGCACTTTGGTGCGCCAGCAGGATACCGCCACCGAGATCCTGGCCGGCATGGGGCAGCCGCAGGCCGCGGTGATCTCTCATTCCGGCCTGAATGAATACGACGGCGAGGCGCTGTACCGTTGCCACACCGGCGGCGCCGACCACCGCGCCCACCAGAACACCGACTACAACGATTACTGGCGCACTTTCCGCGCGGCCTATGCGGCCTGGACCCAGGACGGACTGGCCGACATGCCCGAGAGCTGGGCCGACTTCGGCGCACGCATTGCCGGCGCGCTGGCGCAGGCCAGCGAGGGCACCACGCGCGAGGATGCGATCCTGGTGGTCAGCTCGGGCGGCGCCATCGGCCGCGCCACCGCCGACCTGCTCGGCGCGCCGGCGCAGGCCGCGATCGAGATGAACCTGCAGTTCCGCAATACCGCGTTCTGCGAGATCATCGTCGGCCGCGGCGTGCAGCGGCTGCTGAGCTTCAACAACGTGCCCCACCTCGAGCGTGCCGACCGGCGCAGCGCCGTGACCTTCGCCTGA
- a CDS encoding TetR/AcrR family transcriptional regulator, which yields MSATPSSFPANASFPRIDTPSILQPPRQRRARETEQALLGAGRELLATRDFAAVSVAQIAAACQVSVGAFYGRFRDKMAYFEALRAMVMEETSASIDRYLAQERWEDVATPVLLDKTARFMVLGTLANRGVMRASLRHASTRPEEWLPHRQNGEAIVERMVQLLVPRLPLPADTAELRVRFAMQAVFSVLVNAVLNDSGPLHLDDERLITELSRLMAGYLDVRPTKTA from the coding sequence ATGTCAGCGACGCCTTCCAGCTTCCCCGCCAATGCTTCCTTCCCCCGTATCGACACCCCCTCGATCCTGCAGCCCCCGCGCCAGCGCCGTGCCCGCGAGACCGAACAGGCCTTGCTGGGCGCCGGCCGCGAGTTGCTTGCGACGCGCGACTTTGCCGCGGTGTCGGTCGCGCAGATCGCCGCGGCGTGCCAGGTCTCGGTGGGCGCCTTCTACGGGCGCTTCCGCGACAAGATGGCCTATTTCGAGGCCCTGCGTGCGATGGTGATGGAAGAGACCTCGGCATCGATCGACCGCTACCTGGCACAGGAACGCTGGGAAGATGTCGCCACGCCGGTGCTGCTGGACAAGACCGCCAGGTTCATGGTGCTGGGTACGCTGGCCAACCGCGGCGTGATGCGCGCATCGCTGCGCCATGCCTCGACGCGTCCGGAGGAATGGCTGCCCCACCGCCAGAACGGCGAAGCGATCGTCGAGCGCATGGTGCAGTTGCTGGTGCCCCGCCTGCCTCTGCCCGCCGACACGGCCGAACTGCGCGTGCGTTTTGCCATGCAGGCCGTCTTCAGCGTGCTGGTCAATGCCGTGCTCAACGATTCCGGCCCGCTGCATCTTGACGATGAGCGGCTGATCACCGAGCTGAGCCGCCTGATGGCGGGCTATCTCGACGTCCGGCCGACCAAGACGGCCTGA
- a CDS encoding LysR family transcriptional regulator — protein MSGAMDKLRAMQTFVRIVDEGSLTAAAASLRTSLPAVVRTLAALEAELQVRLLNRTTRRLSLTAEGRSYLDGCRRILANIDEVEAGLTESHVEPSGQLTLTASVLFGQMYVAPAVTRFVQRYPRVRCRMEFTDRVVNLLEEDLDVGVRIGPLADSTLVAQSVGRIRRVVVATPAYLRKHGVPRHPDELAGANCLRFTGNHAHWWSFRDGEREFHVPVSGNLEFNQTAPAVAACAADAGFGHFLSYQVAQLVEARKLRIVLEDFELPAWPLSLIYPHARLLPARTRAFIEWMRDELSPRFR, from the coding sequence ATGTCTGGCGCCATGGACAAGCTACGTGCGATGCAGACCTTTGTGCGGATCGTCGACGAGGGCAGCCTGACGGCGGCCGCGGCGTCGCTGCGCACCTCGTTGCCAGCGGTGGTGCGCACGCTGGCGGCGCTCGAAGCCGAACTGCAGGTGCGGCTGCTCAACCGCACCACGCGGCGGCTGTCGCTGACCGCCGAGGGGCGCAGCTACCTGGACGGCTGCCGGCGCATCCTGGCTAATATCGACGAAGTCGAAGCCGGCCTGACCGAGAGCCATGTCGAGCCCAGCGGCCAGCTCACGCTGACCGCCTCGGTGCTGTTCGGCCAGATGTACGTGGCCCCGGCGGTGACGCGTTTTGTGCAGCGCTATCCGCGCGTGCGCTGCCGCATGGAGTTCACCGACCGCGTGGTGAACCTGCTCGAGGAAGACCTGGACGTGGGCGTGCGCATCGGCCCGCTGGCCGATTCCACGCTGGTGGCGCAATCCGTCGGCCGCATTCGCCGCGTGGTGGTGGCCACGCCCGCCTACCTGCGCAAGCACGGCGTGCCGCGCCACCCGGACGAGCTGGCCGGCGCCAACTGCTTGCGCTTCACCGGCAACCATGCGCACTGGTGGTCATTCCGCGACGGCGAGCGCGAATTCCATGTGCCGGTGTCGGGCAACCTGGAATTCAACCAGACCGCGCCAGCGGTGGCCGCCTGTGCCGCCGACGCCGGCTTCGGCCACTTTCTGTCGTACCAGGTCGCGCAACTGGTCGAAGCGCGCAAGTTGCGCATCGTGCTGGAGGACTTCGAGCTGCCGGCGTGGCCGTTGTCGCTGATCTATCCCCATGCGCGGCTGCTGCCGGCGCGCACGCGCGCCTTCATCGAGTGGATGCGGGATGAACTGAGTCCGCGATTCCGCTAA
- a CDS encoding glutathione S-transferase family protein yields MQQTNPPAVPARPLVLYRSPLSGHAHRAELMLGLLGLPYRLVDVDLRGGEQRSEAFLRLNPFGQVPVLDDDGVVLADSNAILVYLATRYDDGRWLPRDPVGAAGVQRWLSVAAGEIAFGPAAARLGVLFGRPVPMEDAVARAQRLFTLMESVLAAGAFLAADHATIADVAAYSYIARAEEGNVPLAPYPALNAWLRRVEALPGFVPMLVSKPSLAA; encoded by the coding sequence ATGCAACAGACGAATCCTCCCGCAGTGCCTGCCAGGCCGCTGGTACTGTACCGTTCCCCGCTGTCCGGCCACGCGCATCGCGCCGAACTGATGCTGGGGCTGCTGGGCCTGCCCTACCGGCTGGTGGACGTCGACCTGCGCGGCGGCGAGCAGCGCAGCGAGGCTTTCCTGCGCCTGAACCCGTTCGGCCAGGTGCCGGTGCTGGACGACGACGGCGTGGTGCTGGCCGATTCCAACGCGATCCTGGTCTACCTGGCCACGCGCTATGACGATGGCCGCTGGCTGCCGCGGGATCCGGTCGGTGCGGCCGGCGTCCAGCGCTGGCTGTCGGTAGCTGCCGGCGAGATTGCGTTCGGCCCGGCCGCGGCGCGCCTGGGGGTGTTGTTCGGCCGGCCGGTGCCGATGGAGGATGCCGTGGCGCGCGCACAGCGGCTGTTCACGCTGATGGAGTCGGTGCTGGCAGCGGGCGCGTTCCTCGCCGCCGATCACGCCACCATTGCCGACGTGGCCGCCTACAGCTATATCGCCCGCGCCGAGGAAGGCAACGTGCCGCTGGCGCCGTACCCGGCGCTCAATGCCTGGCTGCGCCGCGTCGAGGCATTGCCTGGCTTCGTGCCGATGCTGGTATCGAAGCCCAGCCTGGCCGCCTAG
- a CDS encoding pyridoxamine 5'-phosphate oxidase family protein, with protein MDLPTWPHAGLPFHAGELAAQQRAGKRERMAAAGPRVIRGEMPEQHRTFFAQLPFLLAGAVDGGGMPWATLLVGPPGFAHTPDATHLRIDAVPLPGDPLSAALEQGARIGLLGIELPTRRRNRMNGIIVARDAAGLTVEVEQSFGNCPRYIQLRDVAAAEPAAAPATWHGDALDAHASAWLRGADTLFIASSHSVSPQDEGEHTGGVDVSHRGGKPGFIRVDDAHTLTFPDFNGNNFFNTIGNLMAEPRAGIVVPDFADGSLLHVNGRAEVIWEGEELAAYAGAERLVRLHVERVVRRERVLPLRFAFREFSPVLADTGAWPQG; from the coding sequence ATGGACCTGCCCACCTGGCCGCATGCCGGCCTGCCATTCCACGCCGGCGAACTCGCCGCGCAGCAGCGCGCCGGCAAGCGCGAGCGCATGGCCGCGGCGGGTCCGCGCGTGATCCGCGGCGAGATGCCGGAACAGCACCGCACGTTCTTCGCGCAACTGCCGTTCCTGCTGGCCGGCGCGGTTGACGGCGGCGGCATGCCCTGGGCCACGCTACTGGTCGGGCCGCCGGGATTTGCGCACACGCCGGACGCCACGCACCTGCGCATCGACGCGGTGCCCTTGCCCGGCGATCCGCTGTCTGCGGCGCTGGAACAGGGCGCGCGCATCGGGCTGCTTGGCATCGAGCTGCCTACGCGCCGGCGCAACCGCATGAACGGGATCATCGTGGCGCGGGATGCGGCAGGGCTGACGGTCGAGGTCGAGCAAAGCTTCGGCAATTGTCCGCGCTATATCCAGCTGCGCGATGTCGCCGCGGCGGAGCCTGCCGCCGCCCCCGCGACATGGCACGGCGACGCGCTCGACGCGCATGCCAGTGCCTGGCTGCGCGGCGCGGATACGCTGTTCATCGCGTCCAGCCATAGCGTGTCGCCGCAAGACGAGGGCGAGCACACCGGCGGTGTCGACGTCTCGCACCGCGGCGGCAAGCCCGGCTTTATTCGCGTGGACGACGCCCATACGCTGACGTTCCCCGATTTCAACGGCAACAACTTCTTCAACACCATCGGCAACCTGATGGCCGAGCCGCGTGCCGGGATCGTCGTGCCGGATTTTGCCGACGGCTCGCTGCTGCATGTGAATGGGCGCGCCGAAGTGATCTGGGAGGGCGAGGAACTGGCCGCCTACGCCGGCGCCGAGCGGCTGGTGCGGCTGCATGTGGAGCGCGTGGTGCGGCGCGAGCGCGTGTTGCCGCTGCGCTTCGCCTTTCGGGAGTTCTCGCCGGTGCTGGCCGATACCGGCGCGTGGCCGCAAGGCTGA